Proteins encoded within one genomic window of Phormidium ambiguum IAM M-71:
- a CDS encoding VgrG-related protein, translating into MARKSLYVSAPLVRIEGVDPETSKRFIDDILQISVEESNHLPGMFTIVVNNPYAPTDQETKTWQYDSFIQIGRRVKIGFIGSTTKAPEFDDDNQDDIIDGEITAIETHFTSQTQAPIVIRGYDVAHRLHRGRYIRSFQNYTDTDIVAEIATELSINIGELQPSGDPHEYVFQENQTNMEFLRQRAARIGFELFVRDGKLYFRQPQASEILKLKWSKDISSFRVRVTTAEQVSAVEVRSWDYRRKEPIVSNVENDQVLTFTKYGDGSENSRKFGLNSPAPKMIVVDKPVATLKQADVMAQALFNELGGEFVYADAQAPGDTRLRTGKIVELEGMGRYDGQYYITESRHIFYQGIYTTEFSVRGLRGGNLFQTMSSATKLKPGQTHLVGIVTDNKDPEGWGRVRVKFPTLTPEKDSTAHASYWARMVSIGAGDGRGFDCLPEINDEVLVAFEHGDIHRPYIIGSVWNGKDKPPEKVEDTVTDKGKVRLRTFKTRQGHLLQFVEDDKDGSRAGVYLQTSGGHKIRLNDSDGSIEIETANQQRISLNDRNSNITIQSQGNINLNPGGEVVVSGNIRCQSLLSGVVSIGTQTSGAVNVGQTLNNLQKQAQSNNQTDQQPPKQSQLNNQTNYQKEQELTNLKNRIQQNPQLTGYNSNPNISTINNSENLPQIDPLKPKENL; encoded by the coding sequence ATGGCTAGAAAATCACTTTATGTATCTGCTCCATTAGTAAGAATTGAAGGAGTAGACCCAGAGACAAGCAAAAGATTTATTGATGATATTCTGCAAATTTCTGTAGAAGAGAGCAATCATTTACCGGGAATGTTTACTATTGTTGTTAATAACCCTTATGCTCCTACAGACCAAGAGACAAAAACCTGGCAATATGATTCATTTATTCAGATTGGTAGAAGAGTAAAAATTGGTTTTATTGGTAGTACAACCAAAGCTCCAGAATTTGATGATGATAATCAAGATGATATTATTGATGGAGAAATTACAGCTATTGAAACTCATTTTACTAGCCAAACCCAAGCACCTATTGTAATTCGCGGTTATGATGTGGCTCATCGGTTACATCGGGGACGTTATATTCGGTCTTTTCAAAATTATACTGATACCGATATTGTTGCAGAAATTGCCACAGAATTGAGTATAAACATTGGAGAACTTCAACCAAGTGGCGACCCTCACGAATATGTTTTTCAAGAAAATCAAACTAACATGGAATTTTTGCGTCAAAGAGCCGCAAGAATTGGGTTTGAGTTATTTGTGAGAGATGGTAAACTCTACTTTCGACAACCTCAAGCTAGCGAAATTTTAAAACTGAAATGGTCAAAAGATATTTCTAGTTTTCGAGTGCGGGTCACAACTGCTGAACAAGTCAGTGCTGTAGAGGTGAGAAGTTGGGATTATAGGCGCAAAGAACCTATTGTTTCTAATGTGGAAAATGACCAAGTATTAACCTTTACTAAATATGGTGATGGTAGCGAAAATAGCCGTAAATTTGGGTTGAATAGTCCGGCTCCGAAAATGATAGTTGTAGATAAGCCAGTTGCTACTCTTAAACAAGCTGATGTTATGGCACAAGCTTTGTTTAATGAGTTGGGAGGAGAGTTTGTTTATGCTGATGCTCAAGCACCTGGAGATACTAGACTCCGCACAGGGAAAATTGTGGAGTTAGAGGGAATGGGACGCTACGATGGGCAATATTACATCACTGAAAGTCGTCATATTTTTTATCAAGGAATTTATACTACCGAGTTTAGCGTGCGCGGTTTACGAGGCGGTAATTTATTTCAAACTATGTCTTCGGCGACGAAATTAAAACCGGGACAAACACATTTAGTTGGTATTGTTACTGATAATAAAGACCCGGAAGGATGGGGAAGGGTGCGGGTAAAGTTTCCCACTCTTACACCGGAAAAAGATAGTACTGCTCATGCAAGTTATTGGGCACGAATGGTGAGTATTGGTGCGGGTGATGGGCGGGGTTTTGATTGTTTACCGGAGATTAATGATGAAGTTTTAGTGGCTTTTGAACATGGTGATATTCATCGTCCTTATATTATTGGTAGTGTGTGGAATGGGAAAGATAAGCCACCAGAAAAGGTAGAAGATACAGTAACGGATAAAGGCAAAGTGCGTTTAAGAACTTTTAAAACTCGCCAAGGTCATTTGTTGCAATTTGTGGAAGATGATAAGGATGGTAGTCGTGCTGGGGTTTATCTTCAAACTAGTGGAGGACATAAGATTCGTTTGAATGATAGTGATGGTTCTATTGAGATTGAAACTGCTAATCAACAGCGGATTTCTTTGAACGATCGCAACTCTAACATCACTATCCAATCCCAAGGTAATATTAACCTCAACCCTGGCGGAGAAGTTGTGGTTTCCGGTAATATTCGTTGCCAAAGTTTATTATCAGGTGTAGTATCGATCGGTACTCAAACCAGTGGCGCTGTTAATGTTGGGCAAACTTTAAATAACTTACAAAAACAAGCCCAATCAAATAATCAAACCGACCAACAACCACCAAAGCAATCTCAGCTAAATAATCAAACAAATTACCAAAAAGAACAAGAACTTACAAACCTGAAAAATCGCATCCAACAAAATCCTCAGTTGACTGGGTATAACTCAAACCCAAATATCTCAACAATAAATAATTCTGAAAATCTACCACAGATCGATCCTTTAAAACCAAAAGAAAATCTGTAA
- a CDS encoding GPW/gp25 family protein has translation MVNLANRRFSRPYLGQGLRFPLQVNKQGNLDLSIEENSVRESIYIILLTQLGERVYRPDFGCRLSELTFAPMNSETLMLMRIYVRQALEMWEPRIILNEVLAEPDPAEGRVNILISYRLQEGHEQRSIVYPFYLQQESDDFEENY, from the coding sequence ATGGTCAATTTGGCAAACAGACGCTTCAGCCGTCCTTACTTGGGACAAGGGCTACGTTTTCCTTTACAAGTTAACAAGCAGGGAAATTTAGACTTAAGTATTGAGGAAAATAGCGTTAGAGAATCAATTTATATTATTCTCTTGACTCAATTAGGCGAAAGAGTTTATCGACCCGATTTTGGTTGTCGGTTATCTGAGTTAACTTTTGCTCCTATGAATAGTGAAACGCTGATGCTGATGCGAATTTATGTGCGGCAAGCGTTAGAAATGTGGGAACCAAGAATTATTCTGAATGAAGTATTAGCTGAACCCGATCCTGCGGAAGGTAGAGTTAATATACTAATTAGTTATCGCCTTCAAGAAGGTCACGAACAGCGGAGTATAGTTTATCCTTTTTATTTGCAACAAGAATCAGACGATTTTGAAGAAAATTATTAA